A stretch of Myxococcus hansupus DNA encodes these proteins:
- a CDS encoding glycoside hydrolase family 57 protein, translated as MSQGSLALVLHAHLPFVRHPEHEDFLEEDWLYEAISETYLPLLQVFDKLAEDGVPFRLAMTLSPTLVSMLRDELLMERYARRLDLLCELGAREVHRTRHDATFGPIAHFYRDHFESLRGMFHDRYRRDLVSAFRRLQDAGHLDILTCNATHGFLPLMHQVPEAVRAQVTVAANHYRQHFGKDPAGIWLAECGYYPGLERLLANERIRYFFVDTHGLTDAVPRPLHGPYAPVFTEAGVAAYARDPESSQQVWSTEHGYPGDPDYREFYRDIGWDLDLDYIRPFIQPTGERKNTGFKYFRITGKTDDKRPYDPRAARERAAVHAGNFLFNRERQIEDLAARLGGRAPVVVAPYDAELFGHWWFEGPQFLDFFIRKAAYDQKTFKLVTPSDDLREHPENQVATPPLSSWGAGGYAGMWLDGSNDWIYRHLTHSAKQMVALARDFPDAGELQRRALNQAARELLLAQSSDWAFIMKTGTMVEYAQRRTREHLLRFQRLHEQLRGGSVDEGWLTHVESRDNLYPELDYRLYQPA; from the coding sequence ATGAGCCAGGGCTCCCTCGCGTTGGTTCTCCATGCGCACCTCCCCTTCGTCCGGCACCCCGAGCACGAGGACTTCCTCGAGGAGGACTGGCTCTACGAAGCCATCTCCGAGACGTACCTCCCGCTGCTCCAGGTCTTCGACAAGCTGGCGGAGGACGGCGTCCCGTTCCGGCTGGCGATGACGCTGTCTCCGACGCTCGTCTCCATGCTTCGAGACGAGCTCCTGATGGAGCGTTACGCACGGCGGCTGGACCTGCTCTGCGAGCTGGGCGCGCGGGAAGTCCACCGCACGCGCCATGACGCCACGTTCGGGCCCATTGCCCACTTCTATCGGGACCACTTCGAGTCCCTGCGAGGCATGTTCCACGACCGCTACCGGCGCGACCTGGTCAGCGCGTTCCGCCGTCTCCAGGACGCGGGCCATCTGGACATCCTCACGTGCAACGCCACCCACGGCTTCCTGCCGTTGATGCATCAGGTGCCGGAGGCCGTCCGGGCCCAGGTGACGGTGGCGGCGAATCACTACCGCCAGCACTTCGGCAAGGACCCCGCGGGCATCTGGCTGGCCGAGTGCGGTTACTACCCGGGCCTGGAGCGCCTGCTCGCCAACGAGCGCATCCGGTACTTCTTCGTGGACACGCACGGCCTGACGGACGCGGTGCCCCGGCCGCTGCACGGGCCCTACGCCCCGGTCTTCACCGAGGCCGGCGTGGCCGCGTACGCGAGGGATCCAGAGAGCAGCCAGCAGGTGTGGAGCACCGAGCACGGCTACCCGGGCGACCCGGACTACCGCGAGTTCTACCGGGACATCGGCTGGGACCTGGACCTGGACTACATCCGCCCGTTCATCCAGCCCACCGGTGAACGCAAGAACACGGGCTTCAAGTACTTCCGCATCACCGGCAAGACGGACGACAAGCGCCCGTATGACCCTCGGGCCGCGCGTGAGCGCGCCGCCGTCCACGCGGGCAACTTCCTGTTCAACCGCGAACGGCAGATTGAAGACCTCGCCGCACGCCTTGGGGGCCGAGCGCCTGTCGTGGTCGCGCCCTACGACGCCGAACTCTTCGGTCACTGGTGGTTCGAGGGGCCGCAGTTCCTCGACTTCTTCATCCGCAAGGCCGCGTACGACCAGAAGACCTTCAAGCTGGTGACGCCGTCGGATGACCTGCGGGAGCACCCGGAGAATCAGGTGGCGACGCCGCCGCTGTCCTCGTGGGGCGCGGGGGGGTACGCGGGCATGTGGCTGGACGGCAGCAACGATTGGATCTACCGCCACCTCACGCACAGCGCGAAGCAGATGGTGGCGCTCGCGCGGGACTTCCCGGATGCGGGCGAGCTGCAACGCCGCGCGCTCAACCAGGCCGCGCGGGAGCTGCTGCTCGCGCAGTCCTCGGATTGGGCCTTCATCATGAAGACGGGCACCATGGTGGAGTACGCGCAGCGCCGCACGCGCGAGCACCTCCTGCGGTTCCAGCGCCTGCACGAGCAGCTTCGCGGTGGCAGCGTGGACGAGGGCTGGCTCACCCACGTCGAGAGCCGCGACAACCTCTATCCAGAGCTGGACTACCGCCTCTATCAGCCTGCCTGA